The nucleotide sequence CTTGTTAGTGACATTGATTTGATTCATTTGCTCGCCATTAATCCTCATTCCGGTACACTTGTGAGAGATAATTTTGCTGGTCTGTACTTCGATGAACGAGACTCCGAGTTCCTTGACAACTTGTATGCAAATATTCGCTTGACAAGATCACCACTGGTACGCTCCATCGCGCTTGCGGCGGCTTGTCGCGCTTGCATGAAGAAGAGACCGCGCGGAATATTTACGTTCACGGGCAAGAAAGGCTGGGATGGCAGGCGTGACCTTCAACTCTCCATGAAAGAACAGTTCCTCGCCGCCGTAAGTGACTATAACTTGGCCGTCTTCTCTAATGGACAGAGAAACAAAGCGCTTTGTTCTGACGTATTCGAATTAGATCCGAGAGGATTCGACCTCGTGTATATCGACACACCTTATGTCAGCCCATTTTCCGATTGCGACTATACTCGCCGTTACCACTTTGTCGAAGGATATTGTCGCTATTGGGAAGGGTTGCATATCCTGCAAAGCACCACAACCAGGAAATTTGCGTCCTACAAAACAGCATTCTCCGATCGGCGCTCTGCGGCTTCAGCGTTTCGTCGGTTGTTTGACCATTTCAAGAAGTCCACGCTTGTCGTATCATATTCATCAAACTGCATCCCCGATAAGAAGACAATGTTCGACTTGCTGAGAGAAGTGAAGGGAAGTGTAGGTGTTCACGAGAAGGACGTTACATACTATCATGGAAACCACAGGCACAGGGTCGGGGACAATAACAACAAGGCAAGAGAATATCTCTTTGTAGCCGAATAATGAAGTTCAAAACTGAAGACATACCACAAGCAGACAACCTAAGCTCGGTTCTTAGG is from candidate division KSB1 bacterium and encodes:
- a CDS encoding DNA adenine methylase; protein product: MITQEALKLDLVRGVAARFPETKYMGSKQRLLPWIQRHVQKLKFRTALDAFSGTACVGYMLKAMGARVTSNDFLHFAYHTAKATIQNSGTLVSDIDLIHLLAINPHSGTLVRDNFAGLYFDERDSEFLDNLYANIRLTRSPLVRSIALAAACRACMKKRPRGIFTFTGKKGWDGRRDLQLSMKEQFLAAVSDYNLAVFSNGQRNKALCSDVFELDPRGFDLVYIDTPYVSPFSDCDYTRRYHFVEGYCRYWEGLHILQSTTTRKFASYKTAFSDRRSAASAFRRLFDHFKKSTLVVSYSSNCIPDKKTMFDLLREVKGSVGVHEKDVTYYHGNHRHRVGDNNNKAREYLFVAE